The DNA sequence acagtatggaaacagaccctttagcctaacaagtccacaccaacccattcccttaccctacatttacccctgactaatgtacctaacactatgtgcaatttagcgtggccaattcacctgatttgcacatctttggactgtgggaggaaactggaataaacccacacagacacagggcaaatcgagggccaaagggcctgtactgcgctgtaatgctctaatgtgcaaactccatacagacagttgcgtGAGGGTgtattcaaacctgggtccctggtgctgtgaggcagcagtgctaaccactgagctatcgtGCCACCCCAATCATAAGCAGCTCACCAGACATCCATTTACAAAACGCACTGACGAAGTACATGCTTGGAAGTTATACAGCGTGTCTCAACCTTAGAACATTTCAAACATACTGAAGTAAATGAAGCACTTTCAAAGTGTGATCACTATTGCAATGCAGGAAAAAGTAGCAGTAAACAGCACACGTTGAAATTCTGCAAGTAACTTTTAGATAAAATACAAAGATTATCTGATTTTAATAATACTACGTGATGGATAAATATCGATCAGGATATTGATCTAGACCTTCTGTGAACAATGCGAAAGGGATTTCTTTCATCCAGCTGAGAACAGGCTGCGGTTTAAGATCCTTGTTAGCAAAAGGTTAATTGAGTGGTACTGTTATGCACTTCTCTACACCATTGTATTTATGCTCACAACCAGGCCAATTATCCTTACAATTTAGACAGATTTTGTAACTGACCTGAAACAGAACAATTTACGTTTATAGACATTAGTATGTGAACAATGCAGCATCTTGTCAACTATTCATTTTTCAACTTTACAAGGAAGGAGAAAATGCCTTTTTTTTGTTGAAGAGTGGTTACAAAAGGTGATGACAGGACAGCAATCAGAGAAACAAACACCACATTTGTCAAAGGAATATGTCTCGAGTGATAAGAGATTCACAGAGTTTGTTGGAATACTATGTTTATGAAATATGAACAGCTTCAACCTAATCACTGATAAATAGCTCACTCAGAATGGAAACTACACTGGGAAGTTGAAAACCAAGGTTTTTGAAATGGGATAAAGAAGGACAGTAGTCCAGGAATATTGCAATATTGAAACAGCAAAACAAGTGTTTAGCAAGGTACCTCAATTTTTTAATGAAAGTCTGATGAATCTAGCACTGAAATTGAAACTGGTTTTAACCATCTCTTCATCGCTGGTTCACTCAAGGATTTACcaggtgttgttcttgttatttTTAACCATTGTTAGTGCTTATTATGCGGTTAATAAATCCTGGAATGTCTATTGACAATTGAGAACCCCACTATTTTGGAAAGTGTTTGGAAGCAAAGACATGGATTGCTTAATAACCTCATCCAAAAAAAACACTTACACAATGAGTATTCTCTCAATACTGCAATACAGTGACTGTATAGATTAAGTTTTTGGAGTAAGACTTGGGCTTTCTGGCAAGACAATAAGTGTTATCACTGAGACAAGGTTAATATCTAAAACATTCACTACTGAACTTAAGgcaaagatcacacaacaccaggttatagtccaacaggttgaattggaagcactagctttcggagtgctgctccttcatcaggtggattataacctggtgttgtgtgatatttaactttgtacaccccagtccaacatcagcatctccaaatcataaattaAGTCACTAATTAGACACTAAATCACTATATATTCACTAAAAATAtatagatttataaaatcaaaatctaAAATACAACTTAGTTCATTCACCAGTCTCTCAAGACATTAAAAAATTGTTCTAAATTTCCAATAGTCTGGGTAGATTaaggggaaaagacaactacaatTAACATGATTTTACAGTACAAAAATATAAGGTGGCCTAATGTTTTCCCTGTATTGAAAATTAAAGAGGTTTCTCTCATGGATAACATGTTTGTACTACATTCCATTTATTATGGAGAGACATTACAGCACACTACTCAGGAGAGTAAGTGACACATAACAGCAAACAGTATCTGGAGTATCACACTGGTAAAAATATTCAAAATACACTTTGCTGAAAAGCATGAATGAGACTGGGACACTGTGTTAATCATTAACAAAAATGTAATATACATGACACCTGCACTTTACTATGTTTTATAGAACATTTAGCATATACTTTGAGTACATAGACCAGAGTCAAACTTCAACACCAATTAATTGTTCTTGAATTCATTATTTGTTCATCAATTTTGAATGTCAAACCATTTTCATAACAGCCAACTTTGGAAGCATAAGAGAATTGTTCTTTTAACTTTAAATAAAAATACAAATCTACTGTCAAAAGATAATATGGGAGTGAGGTTCCACTACACTAGACCTTCTGTATTCCAGTTCTTGGGTTGAAGAGGATATACTTAATCTGCATTTGGACACCAGCTAACTAAATCCATATTAGTTTACTGATAAAACAATATATTATTGCATGGACAATGCATTACAGACCAGTAAATTTTTCATTTCATACATTACTCGTGGAACCTTACCAGTAATAAGCTTTCCTTCAGTAAATATAGTTGCTCATATCACATATACTTGTGACTAGAAAAACAATGCACAAATATTCTGATAAATCAATAGATAACTCCATGTAGTAAATTAAACATTAGGCTTATAATTTAAAGAAGGTATATTCAATAAGCCATTACTAAGCACACAAGTTTGTCCGTATTTCTGTCGTCATGAACTCAGAGGTAAAAAAAAATTTACAATGGATATGTTCCTTGATGCTGGTGGCTGGCCATTTCCTATGTTTTGGGGATGTCAAACATACAAAGGCTCTTGTACTTCTGTAAAAGTTCATTCTTTGTGCGAACCTGGTCTCGCAAATTCTGAAGCTGAAGCTGCTGCTGCTCAGGACTGAGGTCAATTCCAGGCATTGCCAAAATCATTTCCCGAGTCTCCTGCAGCTTCGTTTTCAGTTTGTTGAGCTCTTGGTGTACATCTTGGCTGTCTTTGTCCATGCTGCACTCAACAATATAAACCAACAAACAAATCATTACATACAATCCTAATTCTTTTATAAAGTATTTATAACAACAATTGTAGACAAAATGACTAGGGCTACAGGATAATTGGATTGATGACATTGCCCATAGTTGTTGTATTTGTTAATTGCATGTGGGAACCACTGGTTGGGCTAGAATTTATTCCCCTTTCCTAAGTGCCCCTTGATCTgagttggtgggggggagggttggcagggggtggggagggttggCGGGGGAGTAGTTAAAAAAGTCAACCATATTTTTCTGATTCTGGAGTCACTGTAGGCCAGATATGAGACAACATTTCTTCTACGTCTACTTAGTCAATCCCTTTTAGCATCTTATGTACTTCAATTAGATCTCTTATTCTTCTAACCTAAGCAATTTAGGCCTAAATTGTTCAATTTCTCTTTATAAGAGAGAACCCTCAATTATAGaattaatctagtgaacctcctctgaactgcctccaatacaatACAATTAAGGGCACCAACATTGTATGCAGTACTCAAGTGTGGTCTCATTAATGCCTGTAGAAATGCAGCaatacttccctacttttatCCTCTATTGTTTTAGcgataaatgccaaaattccatttgcccttCTTATTCCCTGCTGTAGCCGCATACTAGTTTTCTGTGGATAGCCAGATTCCCCTGCATTGAAGCACTCTGAAGTTTCTTTTCATTTAGATAATAAGTTGCCGTTAAATACTTTGACCAAAATGGATAAACTCACACCTGTCTATGAAAAACATCATCTGCCAATTTTTGGCCTACTCACCTAACCTATCCACTTCCATTTCTTATGTTCCTTATTTCTTCATTCCAACTTCTCACCTGTTTCacagtcatctgcaaatttggctgtaGTATTTTCTAACTCCGTATCCAAGTCATGAATCTAGATCGTAAATATTGAGGCTAGAGGACCGAACCCCATTAGTTACATCCTGCCAACCAGAAATTTATCTCAACTCAACTtagttagccaattctctatccaagctaataaattaccccaTAAGCTCATGCGATCTTCACTTGTATATTAACCTTTCATGCAGCAGTTTatcaaataagaccataagacataggagtggaagtaaggccattcggcccatcgagtccactccaccatacaatcatggctggtaggcatttcaacgccacttacccgaGCTCTCCCCATATACTAAATtccttaatctcgcaaggaattatatcaatctctgccttgaagacatttaacgtcccagcctccactgcgctccgtggcaatgaattccacaggcccaccactctctggctgaagaaatgtctcctcagttTCGTTTTAAACTGACCCCCTCTAATCCTAAAGCTGTGCCCACAAGTCCAAGTATCCCCGTctgatggaaacaaattcccagcgcccaccctttctaagccattcattatcttataagtttctataagTTGGGAAGActgtcccaacccttgaactcagcaccaccttcctaacctgcaatcttcttcctgacctctccgcccccacccccactccggcctatcaccctcaccttaacctccttccacctttcggatttccaacacccctcccccaagtccctcctccctaccttttattttagcctgcttggcacactttcctcattcctgaagaagggctcatgcccgaaacatcgattctcctgctccttggacgctgcctgacctgctgcgcttttccagcaacatattttcagcactGGAATATTTGagcccgggtccccagaacattaacctgggaGTCTGATTTCTAGTCCAGTGACAATATTACTAAAACACCACCTGACTTTATTATAGCATTTTGCTTCAAAGGAATTTTCAGGCTGATACATAAAATACTGCAACTGTCCAGTACATTTACAAGGTAACAGGAAGGTTTGTGAATAACTCCTATCCAGATTATAATACCGAATAACAAGCAAAGAGTTACTGAAAACAACGCAGCACACTGAGCAAGGAATCCATATGCTGTGGTTCAAGCCTTCAAACTCAGGTGGTCAGAGATTCAACTGCCAAATGTACTGGAATGTAGGAAACACATTTAAACTCAGCAACACAGACAACCAATGATTTGGTAATGACCAGGCCTCTGTTTTAGATGACATTGATTGAGGGACAAATATGGGAATTCAGCTTTCCTTCACAacaccacccctccacccaccatTCCATTCTTGCGCTCACCACTCCCTCTCGTTCTTCTTCCCCCTTCACCAGCCATGCGTCACCTCCTTTGCTCACATCCTCCACTCCTCTGCCTACATACCATATACATACTCCATCCCCCAACCTCCACCGCCACAATTCCTTtaacctcctccccctcctcaccTCCAACCTCTTTCCCCCAGTACCCTCCATCCCACTGTAACATTCATGCCCCCTCTCCATACCCTCCAGCTTCCTACCTGTACCCACCCCTGCCTCTTCCCACACTTTCCTCGCAataccataagacagaggagcagaaattaggccattctgcccatcgagtctgctccgtcattcaactGTGGCTGATAGGATTCTCAACACCATTGTTTTGCTTtcccccgtaacccttgatccccccgatactcaagaacctatccaactcaatcttaaatatactcaatgaccttgcctccacagcgttctgtggtaatgaattccaaagattcaccactctctggccagATAAGTTTCTCCTTGTCTTTGTTCTAAAATACCTTCTctttactctaaggttgtgcCTTCAGatcttagtctctcctaccaacggaaacatcttcctcacatccactccctccatctatccaatccccattccccttcccctccctccatccaatccccattccccttcctccatccaatccccattccccttcccctccctccatccaatccccattccccttcctccatccaatccccattccccttcccctccctccatccaatccccattccccttcctccatccaatccccattccccttcctccatccaatccccattccccttcccctccctccatccaatccccattccccttcctccatccaatccccattcccctccctccatccaatccccattccccttcctccatccaatccccattccccttcccctccctccatccaatccccattccccttccccctctctctcccccctcacttcgtCCCCGGTCTCCCGGCCATGTGACTGTAAAGCGGCTCGTTACCATTTGATGATGTCGTGGACGATGGGGAGGAAGGAGCAGTCCTCCTGTTTGATCAGGGTCTTCTTTGTCACCGCCACCGTCCCCGACCCCGATCCCGATCCCGAACCTGCCGCCATGGCCGCCAACCCCTCACCCTGCGTCATCACCGGGCGACACTGAGGGGAATAGACCGTATTCACAATCGCGTCACTTCCGGAGATGTGCGCCGCCTCAGGTTGCCCCCAATGGGAATCTTTATCGTGTATAACAGGCGCAGGAGCAGAGTACTTTCTGAAGTCGGGTAGAATAACGTTGACAAATTAACTGTTAAACCTCACCGAAGGTAAAAGAACATCAACTCTCATAATTAGGAACAAACATTGGAAACACTCAGTTCCTGTGGTATCCTATGGATAGAGGAACAGATTTCATTCCAGGTCAGTGAAACAGTGTGGAGCTGGGAAAGGCTAAGGGATGAAAAACATTTAAAGGAAAGTCTTCCATTCGGGTGAGAAATCCAGGGAGATTAAATCaatgaaattaaattaaatgaaccctgatgaaacgttgattctccatgacctgctgtgattctccagcaccacactcttgactctaacctccagcatctgcagtcctcactttcgcacagtagatgaggtgtttggaggtgcaggagaatcttTGTCGATGGAGAAaagtcctttggggccttggatggagctgAAGGGGGAGCTGTcagcacaggttttacacctcttgtagtggcaagggaaggtgctgggattggagggtagGTTAGTGTGGTAGTGCACGTAATGGGGAAGTTGAGGAGGGAATGGTCTGTGCGGAATGCTGAAAGAGGTATGGAGGGAACTATATATCCCTCTCCAGaattttgggtaggaggtagatgGGGTTACAGAAATGACAAAGGATAGTTGGTTCCGGAGGTTGGTgtggtggaaggtgaagaccgggGCGGGGCGTGGGGGGGGTGGTATTCAAggacggaggagcgggaagtggaggagttgtgctggaggacattgttgaccatgcgggaggggaaattgtggtccatCTGGGATGCTCtggagtggaattggtcctccaaggagcagatgtggaggaattgggaTAGTGTATTTACAGAGGGAGgtcgggtgggaagaggtgtagtccaAGTAGCAGTGGGActcggtgggtttgaagtagatatcTGTGTTGAATCGGTCACCAGAAATGGATATGgataggtccaggaaggggagggaggtgtctgggATGattcaggtgaacttgaggtcagggtggaagatgTCGTGAAGTtgctgaactgttcaacctccaaaATGGAGCTGATACCATCATTGATGTTgctgaggaaaaggtggggattggtgccagtgtaactgcggaagatggactattccacatATCCGATGAAGGGGTAGGCATAGTTGGGgctcatgcgggtgcccatggttaCTCCTGTGGTCTGAAgggagtgggaggattcaaaggagaaattgttgagggtgaggaacAGTTCAGCCAGCCAGATGAGTGTGTTGGTAGAAGGGTTCAGGTTGGGTCAGTGgcagaggaagaaacagagggcttggaggccttcatcatgTGGCGAATGAATGTGTACAGGAATTAGATGTCCGTGGTGAAGATGAAGCATTGGTGGCTGGGGAACTAAAGGTcatagaggaggtggagggcatgggtgtaGTCCCAAATGTAAGTGGGGAAATCCTAGATctagggggacaggacagtgtcaaggtgtgcagagataagttcagtggggcaggagcaggcagagatGATGGCTcgaccggggcagtcaggtttgtgaattttgtgtaggaggtagaaccaggtgGTGCAGAGTTCCCGGTCTATGAGGCTGGAGGCTGTGGGTGAGAGATTCCCTGAGGTGATGATGTTGTGGATAGTCTGGAAGATAATAGTTTGGTGTTGGTCAAAGGGGTAGAAGGAGGACGTGTCCATGAGTTGGCGTCAGtgagatctaaccctccaacttggcactgccctcttgaactgttctatctgaccatctttcttcccacctatccactccaccctccactctgcccTATCAtgatcaccccccaccttcatctacttattgtattcccagctatcttccccccagccccatcccctcccatttatctctcagcccctttaggcttccccccaccacattcctgatgtagggcttacACTTGAAACATGAATCTCCTGCccttctgacctgctgtgcttttccagcgccacacgttttgactctgatctccagcatctgcagtcctcactttctcctccatgaaAAAGAAGATCCAAAGCAtcaacttctccatctcctgatgttgcctggcttgctgtgtattTCCAGTTATCtggttgtctattttggattccagcatttgcctAGTAAGCATTTAATTCATTTAGGGATGGACAACGAACTCTGGCCCTGATTGCTATGACAATATACTATGAAAGAAAAAAAGACGTCATTTGCTGCAATTGTTGATAAGTGTGCTTTACAGATTTAGAAATGCAAGGTGCATCTTACATTTAAATTCATATTTTTTTCAGTTCAAGTTAAAGATgatgatctgaaatgttaactctatttctctctctataAACATTCTGAATATTCTCTGCTTCCCTCTTCTGCTTTTAtctctgatgtggaggagctggtgttgcactggggtgaatttgtatttgcagaattatatttccagatacattccattttgCTTAAAAATGCACAtgctgcaggcagtcaatctagTTAGTATTtcataaattccactttggaactAGAACCAATCTTACTCAAGACTGGAGTACAGACAGACTCTAGTCTCACTcctttaatgtattgtctgagctgagatgttacttttttttaaaagttaatgcaagaaattctgggatttacatattaatgaactgaaacctgcaacccattctaaaagatgaaagacttaataacaatctaggtttgttcggtatatcatttcagttgcataatcttttgctgtaaattctgtgtcttatggtcctgctccacaaccacctgatgaaagagcagcgttctgaaagctagtgcttccaattaaacctgttggactataacctggtgttgtgtgatttttaactttgtttttatcTCAGATATCCAGGATTCAAAATATTTTGGAAAAGTTGAATGTTAAATTTTACCAAAAGACTGATCAGAGGATATGGGACAGCAGGGAAATTGAGGAGGTATTGATCATGCCTTTTAATTCTCCATAGGTACAAGATTGGTGAATCAGGACTGTTGATTTGCAAATATTACAATTTTATTTAGAAAGTCTGTGAGGACAAGCTCAACAATTTATTAGTTTAACTTTAGTGGTGGGGAAGATGATAATCTGGGACAAAGTTAATGGCCACTTGGATGAGATGAATTAAGGGAAGTGGATTTGTCCAAGGCAAGTTGTAGTTAAATTTGAGGTTTTTTttgtgaggtgagagagaggtttcaTAACAGCAATATGTTTGATGTGGAACATGTGGAAAGGTGTTTGATCAAGTGGCAATAAATAGAATTCTAAGCCTAGCTTTCCCCATGCTCAATAAGTGATAATGATACCATGGAAACAACATTGTGACAAGAAATG is a window from the Chiloscyllium punctatum isolate Juve2018m chromosome 40, sChiPun1.3, whole genome shotgun sequence genome containing:
- the med9 gene encoding mediator of RNA polymerase II transcription subunit 9, with product MTQGEGLAAMAAGSGSGSGSGTVAVTKKTLIKQEDCSFLPIVHDIIKCMDKDSQDVHQELNKLKTKLQETREMILAMPGIDLSPEQQQLQLQNLRDQVRTKNELLQKYKSLCMFDIPKT